Part of the Chitinophagales bacterium genome is shown below.
ACTACATATCCCTGTTCAATCTTTTCTTGCATAACCTCAGCAGAAGCGTACCGCCAACCTCCAGATGGCATGGCACATGGCTTTCCAGTTTTTGGGTGAATAACATCATATCGAGCACCTCCTCGTGGCAAAGACATATTATCATCGCGCCAAACACCGCGTTTATCTACGTGAGAGTATCTCGAATGCTTTTTTGAAGGGTGGTCTTTGGGAAGATTTTTATAGAACGTTTTTAATTCTTTTTCTATTTCTTCAAAATTATCACCATGTTGTTTTTTTGACTTTAAGAAAAAATTGTAAATCTCTCTTGCTCCAGGCTTTTCCTCTCTCCAGTGAATGTTTTGGTCAATTAAATACTCTTTGTCTTTAGCAAATACCAATATGTATTCATGTCCATGTGAAAAGAACCTTGAATCATTCTTCCTGCCTTTTTCCCAAAGTAAAGTTGATACATAGTTGAAATCTCCAAAAACTTCATTCATCATTGATTTCAAATTCCCTATTTCATCTTCCCCAATACTTATCAAAATCACGCCATCAGAAGTCAAGGTATTCCTTGCTAACTTCAAGCGAGGATACATCATGCTCAACCAATTGGAATGGTAACGTCCTGCGGTTTCGGGGTTGGCTACCAGGCGTTGCATGTACTCGTCTTTTTGTCCGCTTTCAATCAGTTCTTCCCGGGCAGCCTTGCTAAAGTTGTCTTTGTACACAAAATCATTCCCTGTATTGTAAGGCGGGTCTATGTAAATCATCTTCACCTTGCCCAGGTAGCTTTCTTGCAGTAGCTTGAGCACTTCCAAGTTGTCGCCTTCTATGTAAAGATTTTCGGTATTGTCAAAGTCTACGGAGTCTTCCCGTACAGGGCGTAGGGTTTTGGTAGTAGGTAGGTTGGCAGTTACTATGGCTTCTCGTTTCCCTGGCCACTCCAAACGGTAGCGTTCTTTATTGCCTTCTACCACGGCATGGTTGAGTTCCTGCTTGAGCAGGTCAAAATCTATGCTTCGGCTCCGCTCAGCAACCCCATTTCTTTCAATGGTACTTTCCGTAACGCAGTTAGGGAATAGGGCGGCTAACTTTTCAAAGTTTTCATTCACCAAGTCAGGTGATCTGAGGTCTAATTTTTCATTACTCATATTACATGCTACATATTCAGCTTTATTCAATATTGAATCAGTCTGCTATTTCGTGAAAAAGATTTGAAAATCCATTAAAATAAAGCGCTTATTTTAATTCTTAGGTGAAATTAAGATTAAAATTAAAACACCTTATTTTAAAGGGAAACAATGTCTTAATATAAAAATTAAATATTAGTATTTTTAACTCATAATTCGTCAATAATCAATTTTTCCCCATCAAAAGTGGTAACCACAGCAAATCCATTGTAAAAAGGCTCTACTGCTAAATAGCGCTGTTTGTATGCTTCAATTCCATTTTTATTTTACAGCTGCACGGTTACAATAATAGCCAAAGGTTCTTGTGTATTTTTCTACTAGACTTGCACACAATCTGCACATCATTCAGGCATTATACTTAATTGCTTTAAGGGGCATTAATGCATTCCTTTAGCTATTCACCTTCCTTTCTACTATATCTTTCACCCACTTGAGGTAAGCTACATTCTTGTTTTTTTCGATTTTATTTTTCAGTTTTTTCGCCAGTTCTTTTTCATGAGGTCTGAGTTTAGAAGCTTCACGCACATACTTGATCAGGTTGAGGTATAAGGTGCGCTGATAATCTGAAACTTGTTTGTTGCGTTTTAAATACACGCGAAAGGAATCCAGCAGTGAAGCCAGTGGTTTCATTACTTCCAGCTCATAATATATGCGCAGCATCATAGCCTTGGAGTCAAGGCTGTAGAACAGGTCACTGAACTCTACATCCTGCAGCAGCTCCTGCGCCTTTTCAAAATCTTTTTTATCAAAATAAATACTCGCCATGTTATATGCGTAGGCATCTTTTCTGAAATCAGATTCTATATGCTCTTTATAGTTTTCTACAAATTGTTCTGCCCATTGAAATTCTTCAAGGCGCAATGCCACACTTGTAATGTTTTTATAGGTCCAGGGTGATATGTGTTTTCCAAAGAAAATTATCCTGCTGTCAATGGTCATTTTATAGAGCTGAAACAAATCTTTGAGATAATCCATATTGCCGTTGTTCACCTGTTTGATGCAATAATTTTGTGCATAAGCATACATATCACGTGCTTCCTTGGATGAAAATTTATCGGTATGTGCTTTCAGTAATTTTTTCAATTGCTCAAAATGCAGCGTTTTTTCAGGTTCTTTCAGCGTCATTAGGATAGAGTAATAGACCTGAATGGCAGGAGCCTGATTAAAATCATGTTTATCAATATAGCGCAGTATTTCGTCCAGTAATTTAATCTCATAATCAGAAGCAACTACATTTCTGCGATTGAGAATTTCGCAGGAGTATTTGAGTTTGAGCGTGAGAAAGTAAATGTCAAGGTTGTCGATGGCAAGCTGCAGGCTTTTGTCAAACCTATGGGAACGTTGCTTGTCAAAGTAGGCATTGTCAGCAGCTTCAAGCAAAAATTCATCGTAGAAGAAATCTGCATCTCTGAATGATTTTCGCTTTTGATCTTTGCGTGCAGTGGACATGGTGCTGCGGTAATGCTTTTCAAGGTCTAGTGCAGTGTATTCCATTAACAGGTAAAACTGCTGTTGGATGCTTTGTTCTTTAAACCTTTCCTGTACAACATATTGCTCGGCAATAGACAGGATATCGCTTAGTAGATAACTCAGTTTTTTTTCATCATATTTCTGCTTGGGGAAAGCCAGTTTAAAAATGTTTTCTTTTGTGAGTTCAGGGCTGTCAAAATCAGGGGCAAACTGCATAAGTACCTTTACCAATTGGCAAAGAGCTTCATCTGTATTGAAATATGGAGAGTCGGCCATAGCCTGAATTTTCTTCAGTTGACCTGGTCTCATTTTTTTTAAAAAAAGGATCAGTTTGCTGTTTTCCATGTTTTAATTTGATTCACTGAAATTACAAAAGCTTCAATCAAATAAATGCCGGGTTTTTAGTTTTTTGGCGGAAAATTTGTTTTAGTAAATATTTTGCAAAGCTTTAAAATAGCTGTATGATAATGTTTTCAGGATATTTTTTAAAAATATTTCAGCACATAAACTAATAAAAAATGTCGGAAATTAAACTATTTTGTCGCTTTACATTTGCACAAATTACAGCATTTTTGTGTTGCTGCTATTCAAAAGAGGAATTATATGAATCAGGTAAATAACAATATTGTGTTTTTTCAAAAATTACTCTTGTATGCTCTTTTCCTTGTATTTGCACTGGATGCAAAGGCGCAGTGTGATGTTGATTTTGATTATGTCATTATAGGTGACAGTGTACATTTTGAAAACCTTTCGAGCAATATCGGCCCCAATGACAGCTTTGAATGGGATTTAGACGATGGAACGCTGCTGTCAGTTATAGACAGTCTTACATACAGCTATGCTACAGAAGGCATTTATAATGTATGCCTTACCCGCACCAATTTACTGGCAATTCCACCTTGTGTGGAAACAGTATGTAAAGATGTGGTTTTTTGTATCGATTGCGTGTGGCCGGGGGATGCCAACAGCGATTTTATTGCCGACAATAAAGATGTGCTTTATATCGGTCTGGCTTACGGATTTTCAGGGCCTGCGCGTACAATTGATACAGCTACCAACTGGGCGCCAAAAATAAGTTCTACTTTATGGCTAGATATTAATTCCGATCCCCTGGATTTTACAACGGGAGTCAATTACAAACATGCAGATTGTGATGGCGATGGTATTGTTAATGAAGCTGACCTTCGTCCTTTGGACAGAAACTACAACCAAACCCACAACAAGTCAAGACCACCGGCCTGCACAAATATCAATGATGTGCCCCTGTATTTTGAGATTTTATACGACAGTATTGAAGTAGGAACTGCAGTTGAGATTGCAATCCGCCTTGGCACTAATAATATTACAGCAAATGAAGCCTATGGTATTGCTTATACTTTGCATTACGACAGACATTTGGTTGATTCCAGTAGTGTGGAAATAGATTATGATGATACGGGCTTTAAGAAAAATCCGAATGATACCATTATTCACCTCAATAAATATTTTGATCAGCAGGCTGAAATTGAAACGGCAGTAAGCCGTACCAATCAAGAAGGAAAAACCCTGAGCGGACAAGCAATTGGGCACGTATTTTTTGTAATGGAAGACAATTTGGTTCAGAAAAACAGTACGATTTCCGAATACCTGCACCTTTCCTTTTCTGATGTATATTTAATTGACAGTGCTGAAAATCAAATTCCGGTTTGTGCTTTTAGCGATTCCGTTTTGGTATATCAAAAAGTCGCGGGAACAGGAGCGCATATTAATTCAAACGACTGGAAAATATACCCCAATCCTGCAAATGATGTCCTTAATATTGAAGTTGAAGAAGATGAAATTTCATCATTGAATGTATTCAATTTATCCGGTCAAAATGTATTGACTGTTCCTCAACTCAATTCCGGCAAAACCAGGCTTTCGCTTGAGTCACTCCCCAATGGACTCTATTTTATAGAAATCAGGGTCGGAGATACTTATGGGTTTAAGAAATTTATTAAACAGTAAAGCGATTTTTGTTTGATTTTCTAAATAGGGCTTCCTCAAAAAGTCCCAGATACATCAGATACAAACGGGCAAAGTGAAGATGTATAGGAATACTTCGAGCTGAAGCCCGTGAAGTAGATGGTGTGTCTGGGGCTTAGCTGAGATAAAACACAGGGAAAAATAGCAGATGTTCTAAAAAAATTTGCATTTCAAAGAAGGGTTAAGGCGTATAAGAAATAGATAATGAATACTTTATAGCGTTTTGAGGAAGCCCTAAATAAGGGATGTACATCTGTGCATCCCTTTTGTTTTTTATTGAAAAATGCAAATGAGTTATTCCGGCTAAATCACAGTTTAGGTAGTCGTGCTTCAGTATTCACAGCGATTTTAGCTGCTTTTTCCAGTGTTAAAAAACTTAAATTTTTCGGAAGGGCTCAAAATGTGTCGGTGCACTAAGGCTCACTTTGCTTGAAAAATCAAGCTTCATATTGATATACTTGTGTTTTTGTGGTGAAAATTTCTCGGAAAACCACAAAATGTGTTCGGTAATTTCTTCTTTTATTCTTTTATAATCACCTAATAATTAGTGTAATTCACTTGTGTAAAAAATAGATAAAAATATTTTTTGCGATGATTAATGTTTAAAATTCATTTTTTAATAAAAAAAGGAGAAATTATGAAAACCTTAGAATTAAACCTCAAAAAAGTCGCTTTGCTTGTCGCAACAATTTTGCTGACAAGTACAAGTGCAATTGGAGCAACATTTACTGCTGTAGCTTCTGGAAATTTTAGCAGTTCAGCTACATGGGGAGGTTCCGCACCTCCTGCGAATGTCAGTACAGATCAGATTATTATCCCTGTTGGCATAACTGTGGATTTGGATAATGACCTGACTTTAAATGGCGCTACTGCCTCATTAGATGTAAATGGTACTTTAAATACCAGCTCTAATGCTTCCTTTTATGCGTCAACAGGAACCATCTCAGGAACTGGGAATATTATGGTGGATTCTGTTGCTACGGGAGCCGGTGCCGTATTTTTGTTTACTGGCTCGCTTTCGGCAAATGCTATGGCCAATGCAGCTGCCAGTTTACAAATGGGTGCTGATCTTGATGTTGGTCAAACATTAACTCTTGCACCGGCAAGTACCTTAAGTCTTATCACCGGTGGAAGTCTTACAATCGGAAACAATGCAACTATTGTAGTTGATTCAGGTGGAGGGCTTTCAATATCCGGTGGTGGTATTGGATTTTCCGGAAATTATAATGTGGTTTATACTGGAGGTGCTGCCATTAGTGGAGTAGAGCTCAGTGGATCAAGTATTACTGATGTTAATGTTGATGTTGGTGCTGGAAATAATGTTACTCTGACTTCAGACCTTACTGTAAATGGTGACTTGATGTTGAACAGTGGTAACCTGGCACTTTCTGTCAATACACTTACTTTCAGTGCCAGCGGTGATCTTGCTGCGGGTGGCTCAGGTTCGATTTCCTCAAGTGGACTCGGTAATATTGATATCAACTCCACTGCCGGATTATCCGGAGCATTGAGCTTTGATGCTTCAGGCAATACAGTAAATAATGTAAGCGTAAGCGTAGGAAGCGGAAGCAGTGTTCAGCTTGACAGCGACCTGAATATAGACGGAACCCTGCAAATAGATGGCGGAGCTACCTTCGATTTCAGTGGTGCTTCAGTGGCCATCAATGGCGACCTTAGCGGCTCTGGAATGTTGAGCGGAGATGCATCAGCAGATCTGAGTATCAATGCAGCCGGGGGAATCTACGATTCATTGAATTTTTCAGCCGGAGGAAGTACCGTGAATGACCTTACTATTAATGTAGGAACGGGAAATGCTGTTGACCTTGCAAGCGATGTAAGTGTAAACGGTACACTTGATCTTTCAGGTGGAAGCAATCTCAATATCAGCGGATCGAGCATACAGATCAGCGGAGACCTGAGCGGTTCCGGTTCGTTTGTTGCCGATTCTACCTCAAGCATCACAGTAGATGCAAGCGGTGGCCTTTCTACGGGTATTTCATTTGCCGGGGGAAGTGGTATTGTTGGTGATCTTACCATTGATGTAGGTTCAGGCAACAGTGTGTCTGTTGATTCTGACTTAATGATCAGTGGTACATTGGATCTTAACAGTGGCACATTGGACATCGGCAACAACACACTTACATTTGATGCAAACGGTGACCTGTCTGCCAGTGGTTCGGGCTCAATCTCATCAGCAGGAGCTGCGAATATTGCAGTAAACTCCACTGCCGGATTATCCGGAGCACTGAGCTTTGATGCTTCAGGCAATACAGTAAATAATGTAAGCGTAAGCGTAGGAAGCGGAAGCAGTGTTCAGCTTGACAGCGACCTGAATATAGACGGAACCCTGCAAATAGATGGCGGAGCTACCTTCGATTTCAGTGGTGCTTCAGTGGCCATCAATGGCGACCTTAGCGGCTCTGGAATGTTGAGCGGAGATGCATCAGCAGATCTGAGTATCAATGCAGCCGGGGGAATCTACGATTCATTGAATTTTTCAGCCGGAGGAAGTACCGTGAATGACCTTACTATTAATGTAGGAACGGGAAATGCTGTTGACCTTGCAAGCGATGTAAGTGTAAACGGTACACTTGATCTTTCAGGTGGAAGCAATCTCAATATCAGCGGATCGAGCATACAGATCAGCGGAGACCTGAGCGGTTCCGGTTCTTTTGTAGCCGATTCTACCTCAAGCATCACAGTAGATGCAAGCGGTGGACTTTCTACGGGTATTTCATTTGCCGGGGGAAGTGGTATTATTGGTGATCTTACAGTTGATGTAGGTTCAGGCAACAGTGTATCTGTTGATTCAGATATCACCATCAGTGGAACATTGACATTGAACAGCGGAACCTTAGCTGTTGGCAACAACACACTTACATTTGATGCAAACGGTGACCTGTCTGCCAGTGGTTCAGGCTCAATCTCATCAGCAGGAGCTGCAAATATTATAGTGAATTCCACTGCCGGATTATCCGGTGCACTGAGTTTTGATGCTTCTGGAAATACTGTCAATGATTTTACCGTAAGCGTAGGAAGCGGAAGCAGTGTTCAGATTGACAGCGACCTGAATATAGACGGAACCCTGCAAATTGATGGTGGAGCTACCTTCGATTTCAGTGGTGCTTCAGTGTCCATCAATGGCGACCTCAGCGGCTCTGGAATGTTGAGCGGAGATGCATCAGCAGATCTGAGTATCAATGCAGCCGGGGGAATCTACGATTCATTGAATTTTTCAGCCGGAGGAAGTACCGTGAATGACCTTACTATTAATGTAGGAACGGGAAATGCTGTTGACCTTGCAAGCGATGTAAGTGTAAACGGTACACTTGATCTTTCAGGTGGAAGCAATCTCAATATCAGCGGATCGAGCATACAGATCAGCGGAGACCTGAGCGGTTCCGGTTCATTTGTGGCCGATTCTACCTCAAGCATCACAGTAGATGCAAACGGTGGCCTTTCTTCAGGTATTTCATTTGCCGGGGGAAGTGGTATTATTGGTGACTTTACTATTGATGTAGGTTCAGGAAATTCAGTAACAGTTGACAGTGATGTTGAAGTAACAGGCACTTTGAATATTGTCAGTGGTGATCTGGATTTAAATGCCAATGACCTTGCGCTTACAGGCGATATCAATATTACTGTAAGCGGAGCTATAGATGCTGATGCCAACTCGAATATCAGCATAGACTTGGATGCTGCGCCATTCACAGCCATCAGTTTTTCAGCCAATGGCAATACTGTTAATGATTTCAGCTTGAATATTTCTTCTGGCGGAGCAGTTATGCTGGGTTCTGATTTGAATATTGATGGTGAACTGTCATTCTCTGGAAGCGGAAACCTGGATATTGAGAACAATGACCTTCAAATAGGAGCGAATGGTTCTATAAGTGGAGCCGGAAGCAGTGCATATATTGTTACTTCAGGTTCCGGACAGGTAGCGATGCAATTGGATGCCGGAAGTGGTACTTCAGTAGAGTTTCCAGTAGGTACTGCAATTAATTTTGCACCAGCAAGCATTGAATTGAACAGTGGATCACAAAGTGGAAATGTGATGGTAAATGTTGATGCCGGAGTTTTGGCCAATGGAAGCAGCGGAGCCAATATGGCTAATTTCCAGAGTGTAGTGGATGCTACCTGGAATGTTACTTCTGACATCAGTGCCAATCTCGACATGAATATGGAAGTAATGTGGTCTGCTGATATGGAGGTGAATGGCTTTAACAATGCAGAAGCCTATATTTCACACTATATCAATAGCAGCTGGGATGTTTCAGCAGAAGCATCTGCCACAGCCGAAGGAAATGGAATGTTCAGCCTTCAAAGAGAAGGAATTACTTCACTGAGTCCATTTGCTGTATTTGATAAAAGCACTTCGGTAGGAATTCCTGAAAATCTTGAAACTATGGAGATAAAAATATTCCCGAATCCTGTTACGGATTACGTGGTGGTGAAAAGTATGGAGACAACCGATCAGACTCTGAACGCTCAAATTATTAGTGTTACTGGTCAGGTGATAGATAACTATGAGATCAATGAGCAACAGGAAACTATATCGCTGGAACACCTTGTGCCGGGCAATTACTTTATCCGCATATACAATGATAATACAAACTATGTAGAGCAAATCCAGAAACTATAGGTATGGATTAGTGTAGGTTTTCAGTTGTGCGGGCCCTCTGTCAGTTTGATAGAGGGCTCGTTTTATTTTGTGAGACTTGTTTCTAAAATTGCGCAGTATTTGAAATTTAATTGCCGAAAGAATAGAGCAAAGTAATTTCATAAACAACGGGAGTGATCCTGACACGTTTTGGGGTAAACGAGTAGAAAACAATCCACTTCGGGTAGTTCTTACACAGGCGGGCTTTCAATCGATTCCCTTCCCAGCGGCTCGTATTTCATTGAAATTGAAAGCAAGTCCGGTATAGGATTTAGGAAATTCGTGAAGGAATAATTTTTATTGCTGGTTTAAGTCAACTATCAAACAAAGGTCTTACCAAAATTAAATAGCTGCAAAATGTAGCCTGATCGTTTGATTCACCGTTAGAAAGTCAGCATTAAGCAGTAGCAAATTTGATCAATCTTATTTAAAGGGCAATGAAAAATCAATCTCAAGCCAAGGGCAACGCTAGTTAATCAGGTTCTGATTCAAAGTATCAGGGAAAAAATCTGCTAATAAAATTTAATAGTTAATCTGTTTTATTTAATAATCTCCGCCATTGCGGGTAGGGCATCCTATTCTGTCAAATGTGTGAATGATGTAAGTCTTAGCTTAAATTGTGTAACGGTTAAGCTCTATGAATGGCTCATATTTGTTGCAAGAAAATTCTTTCACAGCTAAATCAATATAGTATGAACACTACCGAGTTAAAAGGCAATTGGAATGAGCAGAAAGCAAAACTCAAAAAGAAATTTGCAATGCTTACCGATGACGACCTAATGTTTGCTGAAGGAAAAAGAGATGAAATGTTCTTAAAACTTCAAAAAAAATTAGGCAAGACTAAAGAGGAATTGCGCAAAATTATCTCCTAAAACTTTCAGGATCAATTATAATTTTGATTTTTTTAATCAAATTATTTTTGAAAAAATCTCGGAAAACCATGTTTTTTGTTCAGTAAATATTCCATTTTAAGTTTGATAAACAATTAATAATGAACTTATTTTGGTTCTGATAAAAACAGATAAACTATTTATTCTTCTGAAATTTAGAAGAAAAATAGTTTAATTTTTAAAATCATTTTTTAAACCAAAAAACTAACAAATATGAAAACGCTCAAAATTTATTTAGGAAAAATCCCAATGCTTTTTGCTGCAATATTATTTGCAAGCACAAGCGCAATGGGGGCATCATTTACAGCCGTAAGTTCAGGCAGCTTTAGTAATTCAGCAACTTGGGGCGGATCTGCACCCCCCTCCACTATTACTGCCGATCAGGTTACTATCCCATCGGGAATCACGGTTGATCTAGACAATGACTTAATGTTGAATGCGGCCATTGCCTCATTGGATGTAAATGGTACATTGAATACATCAACAAGTGCAGCGCTTACGATCAATTCCGGATCACTTTCTGGTACTGGAGATATCGTTTTGGATTCAGTCTCTACCGGATTAAGTGCGGTATTGCTTTTCACAGGTTCTATTACTACCAATGCCATGACAAATGCTTCGGCTAGTTTGCAAGTGGCTTCAGAACTGGATGTGGAAGAAACGCTTACCTTGATGGCAGGTAGTGCCATTAGCTTGAATTCAGGTGGAGATCTGATGATTGGCAATAATGCTACTGTTATTATTGATTCTGGTGGTGGACTTTCCGTATCGGGAGGAGCACTTGGCTTTTCTGGAAACTACAATGTAGTGTATTCTGGAGGCTCAGCCAATGCTGGACTGGAATTGAGCGGTGCTGGATTAACGGATATCGGCATTGATGTTGGTTCTGGAAACAGTGTTAGCTTAAGCTCAGATTTAATGGTAGATGGCGAATTGATGTTGGCCAGCGGTACACTTGATATTGGCAACAACACACTTACCTTTAACTCAAGCGGTGATTTATCTGCAAGTGGTTCAGGATCGATTTCCTCGGCTGGTGCTGCAAATATTGTAGTCAACTCCAATGCTGGTTTGTCTGGTTCTTTGAGCTTTGATGCTTCTGGAAATACTGTGAATAATTTTACGGTAAGTATAGGAAGCGGAAGCAGTGTGCAGGTTGACAGCGATTTAAATGTAAATGGAACGCTGCAATTGGATGGCGGAACTACATTTGATTTTAGCGGAGCTGCACTGACCATCAATGGCGATTTGAGTGGCTCGGGCATGTTGAGTGCCAATGCCAGTTCAGATTTGACAATTAATGTTACTGGTGGAATTTCTGATTCTCTGTCATTTTCCAGCAATGGACAAGTAGTGAATAATTTGACCATCAATGTGGGTTCAGGCAACAGTGTTGACTTGGCTGCTGCAACTGATCTTTCCGTAGAAGGAACTTTGGATTTATCAGGAGGAAGCAGTTTGAATATTGCTGGTTCTGATTTGAATCTAAACGGTGACTTAAACGGCTCTGGTAGTATTTCAGCAAATGCTAGCAGTGCTATCAATATCAATGCCACTGGAGGACTTTCTTCCGACTTGTCATTTAGTGGAGGAAGTGCTACAGTAGGAGGTTTTAGTGTAAATGTAGGATCTGGCAATAATGTAACAATTGACGGAAACCTAAATGTAACAAGCACACTGAGTATCCTAAGTGGTAATCTTGATTTGAACAGCAATGATTTGAGCGTTTCTGGCGCAATAAATGTAAATGCAGACGGTGCCATTCATTCCAATGCAGATTCTGATATCAGCATAGATTTGGCTACAGCTTCTGGTGCTTCTATCGGCTTTACTGCCAATGGCAATACTGTTGGGAATTTTGATTTAAATATCGACTCCGGTGACGCCATTGCGCTTGGTTCTGATTTGAACATTGATGGTGAATTGTCTTTTTCAGGAATGGGAAGCATTGATATTCAGAACAATAACCTTCAATTTGGAGCAAGTGGCTCAATCAGTGGTGCCGGAAGTAGCTCATATGTTATCACTTCCGGTTCAGGGCAAGTGGCTATGGATTTAAGTGCTGGCAGTGGAGCTTCAGTAGAATTTCCGGTAGGTACTTCAGTTAATTTTGCGCCTGCAAATATTGAGCTAAACAGCGGTTCTCAAAGTGGTACTGTAATGGTGAATGTTGATGCCGGAGTTTTGGCCAATGGAAGCAGCGGTGCAAATATGTCAGGCTTTCAAAGTGTAGTTGATGCTACATGGAATGTTGAATCCAACATCAATGCCAATATTGATATGAATATGGAAGTGCTCTGGTCAACTGATATGGAAGTGAATGGTTTTAATAATGGAGAAGCCTATATTTCACATTATATCAATGGCGAATGGGATGCTACAGCAAGTGCATCTGCTACTGCTGAAGGAAGTGGAATGTTCAGTCTTCAGAGAGAAGGCATTACTTCATTGAGTCCTTTTGCAGTATTTGATGAAAACACAGCAGTAGGGATTCCTGAAAATGATGCAGCTGTTGAGATCAATATATTCCCAAATCCAACTTCGGATATAGTTGTGATAGAAAATAAGCAGATGCTTGATCAAAGGTTAAATGCTCAAATTATTAGTGTTACTGGTCAGGTGATAGATAACTATGAGATCAATGGGCAACAGCAAACTATTTCGCTGGAGCACCTTTCAAGCGGAAGCTATTTTATTCGCATCTACAATGATGATATGAATTATGTAGAGCAAATCCAGAAACTGTAAGTATGGACTAGTGTAGGTTTTCAGTTGTACGGGCCCTCTGTCAGTTTGATGGAGGGCTCGTTTTATTTTTACAATCTGATTATGAGTGAAATGGGATCAGTTTAATTCTACAAACTAATACCGGGAAAGTCCATTTTAGTGACGCCCCACATGGCAGCGTATTGACTTGGCCTCAGGTGTAGTTGAAGCGTTTCGTTGAATTTTCGCCAGTTCTTTTCGCCAATCATTTTGTATTCGTATTCAATTTTCCCGGTATAAACAGCTTTTTCATCCGATAGTATTTCAACCTTGTCCTGCTCAAGTTTATTGAGCTTTATTGCTTCAATTGATTCTCTCAGGAGTAGGTATCTTTTATCAATTTCATCAGCATCAATCTTTTGGCCACTGGTATCAATAATCCCGTTTTCGTGAAATCGCCAGGTGTAAAATTTC
Proteins encoded:
- a CDS encoding T9SS type A sorting domain-containing protein; this encodes MKTLKIYLGKIPMLFAAILFASTSAMGASFTAVSSGSFSNSATWGGSAPPSTITADQVTIPSGITVDLDNDLMLNAAIASLDVNGTLNTSTSAALTINSGSLSGTGDIVLDSVSTGLSAVLLFTGSITTNAMTNASASLQVASELDVEETLTLMAGSAISLNSGGDLMIGNNATVIIDSGGGLSVSGGALGFSGNYNVVYSGGSANAGLELSGAGLTDIGIDVGSGNSVSLSSDLMVDGELMLASGTLDIGNNTLTFNSSGDLSASGSGSISSAGAANIVVNSNAGLSGSLSFDASGNTVNNFTVSIGSGSSVQVDSDLNVNGTLQLDGGTTFDFSGAALTINGDLSGSGMLSANASSDLTINVTGGISDSLSFSSNGQVVNNLTINVGSGNSVDLAAATDLSVEGTLDLSGGSSLNIAGSDLNLNGDLNGSGSISANASSAININATGGLSSDLSFSGGSATVGGFSVNVGSGNNVTIDGNLNVTSTLSILSGNLDLNSNDLSVSGAINVNADGAIHSNADSDISIDLATASGASIGFTANGNTVGNFDLNIDSGDAIALGSDLNIDGELSFSGMGSIDIQNNNLQFGASGSISGAGSSSYVITSGSGQVAMDLSAGSGASVEFPVGTSVNFAPANIELNSGSQSGTVMVNVDAGVLANGSSGANMSGFQSVVDATWNVESNINANIDMNMEVLWSTDMEVNGFNNGEAYISHYINGEWDATASASATAEGSGMFSLQREGITSLSPFAVFDENTAVGIPENDAAVEINIFPNPTSDIVVIENKQMLDQRLNAQIISVTGQVIDNYEINGQQQTISLEHLSSGSYFIRIYNDDMNYVEQIQKL